A genomic segment from Osmerus mordax isolate fOsmMor3 chromosome 5, fOsmMor3.pri, whole genome shotgun sequence encodes:
- the wu:fj16a03 gene encoding uncharacterized protein wu:fj16a03 isoform X1 gives MKAYLVLVLLLPLLCTAGRSMTPEICSPSCAAAQQFTIECYGEDFLMVRNQVLQCSSKVEQACYTRETGEKGCARLEFCDRPGWSCCFKNRCNA, from the exons ATGAAAGCTTACCTGGTCTtagtgctgctgctgcctctgctgtgcACAG CAGGCAGGAGCATGACCCCGGAGATTTGCTCTCCTTCCTGTGCTGCAGCTCAACAGTTTACCATCGAGTGCTATGGTGAGGACTTCCTCATGGTGAGGAACCAGGTGCTCCAGTGCTCTAGTAAAGTAGAGCAAGCGTGCTACACCAGGG AAACGGGTGAGAAAGGGTGTGCCAGGCTGGAGTTCTGCGATCGGCCTGGCTGGTCATGTTGCTTCAAGAACAGATGTAATGCCTAG
- the wu:fj16a03 gene encoding uncharacterized protein wu:fj16a03 isoform X2 has product MKAYLVLVLLLPLLCTAQQFTIECYGEDFLMVRNQVLQCSSKVEQACYTRETGEKGCARLEFCDRPGWSCCFKNRCNA; this is encoded by the exons ATGAAAGCTTACCTGGTCTtagtgctgctgctgcctctgctgtgcACAG CTCAACAGTTTACCATCGAGTGCTATGGTGAGGACTTCCTCATGGTGAGGAACCAGGTGCTCCAGTGCTCTAGTAAAGTAGAGCAAGCGTGCTACACCAGGG AAACGGGTGAGAAAGGGTGTGCCAGGCTGGAGTTCTGCGATCGGCCTGGCTGGTCATGTTGCTTCAAGAACAGATGTAATGCCTAG